The Malus domestica chromosome 13, GDT2T_hap1 genome includes a window with the following:
- the LOC103453001 gene encoding chromatin structure-remodeling complex protein SYD-like isoform X1: protein MASSHNVELEAAKFLHKLIQDSKDEPAKLATKLYVILQHMKSSGKEHSMPYQVISRAMETVINQHGLDIEALKSSRLPMSGGTQTASSHAVAVAKDSKAGLAENEMSNMDKFSLSGPPVGPSSTGNDYYQGSAAHRSSQSFDHESPSSLDSRSANSQSQERRDTNKQVNRKDGKKPTTKRKRGDTSMPMEPHPENPQHLDTGNAAVNTRKGKTNKVEPPAGFSSKGGETASFNIGLGGGQMEHFTSFSGSMRPLLRAKQEGQPSEKQLDVTNTTNSMSRALSSNHPEEMEVSSTHNALTKQQATSIPPIHDTMGIWNQSKAGFPFEKSQVPRFSSNVAIPGNMSAEIPMQQSTSPSPGSSSFGKIQGGVPVASGSYQVAEPGFSSPINYSSTLASTGKVSEHDGGNTNILADGNKTSQAGRQNSAVEMSMLRSAALRDTGKSPVHLASGSPGMPFQEQQLKQLRAQCLVFLAFRNGLMPKKLHLEIALGNIFPKEGGNTDGSRNEFVDHKGKAQLSNEPNIISDATTPYGRLSNERETDKMLPSALSTGKFPETDSLFIETENPKMEEKNGPPPDHFVLAEERNHLIGLQKPESEIQTHETTISPASLTIASQHPESSGARSGSTVNNPLDNMENGHLQLGRVPNLSSSNVMGNQHTGNHPASFSLRDSWKPISGIGNDHYTAGASKDAHILPKHLYQGQVKNDNHTDLPPSPKYTMSEKWIMDKQKKKLLDEQTWILKQQKAKRKIATCFHKLKENVSSSEDISAKTKSVIELKKLQLLELQRRLRSEFLGDFFKPINTEMDNLRSCKKYRHGRRIKQLEKFEQKMKEERQKRIRERQKEFFGEIEVHKERLDDVFKLKRERWKVFNKYVKEFHKRKERIHREKIDRIQREKINLLKINDVEGYLRMVQDAKSDRVKQLLKETEKYLQKLGSKLRDAKALASRFEHDVDESGTASVVEKSEPTFENEDESDQAKHYMESNEKYYLMAHSIKETVAQQPSILTGGKLREYQMNGLRWLVSLYNNHLNGILADEMGLGKTVQVISLICYLMETKNDRGPFLVVVPSSVLPGWESEINFWAPSILRIVYAGTPEERRRLFKERIVQQKFNVLLTTYEYLMNKHDRPKLSKIHWHYIIIDEGHRIKNASCKLNAELKHYQSSHRLLLTGTPLQNNLEELWALLNFLLPNIFNSSDDFSQWFNKPFESSGDNSAEQALLSEEENLLVINRLHQVLRPFVLRRLKHKVENQLPEKIERLVRCEASAYQKLLMKRVEDNLGTIGNSKARSVHNSVMELRNICNHPYLSQLHAEEVDNLIPKHYLPPVIRLCGKLEMLDRLLPKLKATDHRVLFFSTMTRLLDVMEEYLHIKQYQYLRLDGHTSGGDRGALIDMFNKPDSPYFIFLLSIRAGGVGVNLQAADTVIIFDTDWNPQVDLQAQARAHRIGQKREVLVLRFETVQTVEEQVRAAAEHKLGVANQSITAGFFDNNTSAEDRREYLESLLRECKKEEAAPVLDDDALNDLLARSEPEIDVFESVDRRRREEEMATWKKLVCVKSMDSSETLLPLPSRLVTDDDLKEFCEAMKVYEVPKTGEKSNDGLKRKGGSLGGLDTQRYGRGKRAREVRSYEEQWTEEEFEKLCQAESPDSPTKPKEEVTESNMPKDDSGSVVAVCETELPAPLPPHILSPSVELSQMQQSKEVTPPAKRGRGRPKRATLNQSPAAMVLTAPSGTNKVDTGLQRGMTSSPATNSGPDSAPTSANAQNIGGIVQHTSIVASPNSQPIAPKPSVTPDSQTTTISPSPSTQSRGRGRKAQSGPEVPRRRGRKQAPISPGVGGVSGLDPKQNEASQNISVNPLENQAIGMSGTVSSTSAVQQPESFSGSAPLQGVNGADHQVGDVVALSSQPALSSPSVAPLSQSSPSPSVPEQMKGQDRKVQGGVGAPRRRGKKQAPISPAVTDVLVGQDLKPNLQPQDKPGDSSGSKDIAMQSKQEADGLAGQDLNLTEESVNLAQAKQITSSTMMHDTSVRSLGPALGESQNVVACNSSVTVNEGAAAPAIPTPLTAPPCTPLIESFPKSTSVENTGEAKYDVAKTAPSSQSMPSNPSAPLASQSLTPCSSETVQVKRQGRKTSNRAEAPRRRGRKQAPVLPSVSDGPAGQNPNLSLQSQNASADTYGSKSAALRSKQGTDGQELTKVTQDQASQAHLAGHDPKRKEQPVFSTHNKQPANSSSTLDVPPGFPDKSSALGRIQTADVSDVARVMKEVFSGTRLSKPKIPESSGREGRVVPCVPVSSKAPVELAKNQCLEDKASPTVSTLETAAHLLDLPANYEKQSGTGVSAEGERDKPPALNETHVPITNMEQDSTAVGSTKEMEDSKQLCVDGSTMESKTETVVQTLSRDVDVPDSSIGSSGGEMNSSLVFQSNSEHLLVIGSDSGKKIESFSGESHKSSAVEHPSISKDTDNASLHLVVTPPVPGVPVESSEVGLPAVVDSENKIGSYAKENPISPCITKDAGHHSEDPSPITSSPDHSADKSEHSSKESQESSPHDRKTILFMSSENVCPGGSAPLSVGLEDVVPPVMAEDDPGRKNKPASEGCAQNSPLSHDNSTIIPAMLNLDSGGGSLDKVDMPFTESEVVNCSGEGVCLNSEISSKIDDSEASHESSGGDSGRNTTLHVIPSEKGILELGTEMTGDGSIDVCNMEVDPAEGAQMDISHAGSCPPEKVLDTVLPSSSLVVVGEIHESSDRAQVGSYKAQENPKVSSPALVVSQDGIFVSEDKSEVLPSSSIGEAETVEGSSVKRQSSSSQSLVEQNHAVTEMDVKSPQHISEKIDVSSSLNTHKEKIEGSSEKRPSCSSVLLEDTKGSEGLTVVQMDFSQVHGTVQENIVSEGMTEEGTTKDICKTNQVCSSLPMEEPEVSRAKRDALNDSSQIDGNLPEMSVTGNLDSPLSLVTEEGNTDISGKFPVGSPVPVEEEKIDGTSVKHFGGSSDLLGEPKGSDTEVDVSLVSELKPENISESDILSSSSVVIKEGKVECLSESGPARSIVLGDASEALVSDKMVVSEVDTFVPERMLEDMPLSTLTKEHGSTEGSSEKGQDGSSSVQLEESTGKEDEMDHPKETPRYSGDLLVKESVDSEEEVQRLSKKEAVSSSAQLLESMVSEPETGDHSDASKVGMVPLEDTMAEDVDLPASSIETEGKGIDRPSEFLDGSSVMEGPKTPVADEDAQVNAPDACEREPEVVSESVDMPPVTSTMVDDDVKGSSEAVPIVSSKAPEMLESEAKIFESVECLSEARPVGSSESPESKSEAKVADAPEESKSEAKVADASQVSETMPELASENADQPPVNMAVEGDNIEGLSEAGPVGISEPPEESKSEAKVGDAAPVCGTMPENASRRHGY from the exons ATGGCATCTTCACATAATGTTGAGTTGGAGGCAGCCAAGTTTCTCCACAAACTCATTCAAGATTCTAAAGATGAGCCTGCCAAACTTGCTACGAAGCTTTACGTG ATACTACAACACATGAAGTCAAGTGGGAAGGAACATTCCATGCCATATCAAGTGATATCAAG GGCCATGGAGACTGTTATTAATCAGCATGGTCTTgatattgaagctttgaagtcctCACGCCTTCCTATGTCTGGTGGAACTCAAACAG CTTCTTCTCATGCTGTTGCTGTTGCAAAAGATTCCAAAGCAGGCTTGGCTGAAAATGAGATGTCTAATATGGACAAGTTTTCTTTAAGCGGACCGCCTGTTGGCCCTAGCAGTACAGGAAATGATTATTATCAAGGATCCGCAGCTCATCGGAGTAGTCAATCTTTTGATCATGAAAGTCCATCTAGTTTAGACTCTAGGTCTGCCAATTCACAGTCACAAGAAAGGCGTGATACAAACAAACAGGTGAATCGAAAGGATGGTAAAAAACCCACCACTAAGAGGAAGAGGGGAGATACATCCATGCCTATGGAACCGCATCCTGAAAACCCTCAACATCTTGATACTGGAAATGCTGCAGTTAATACAAGGAAGGGAAAGACAAACAAGGTTGAACCACCTGCTGGTTTCTCAAGTAAAGGTGGTGAAACTGCTAGTTTTAATATTGGTCTGGGTGGTGGTCAAATGGAACATTTTACATCGTTCTCTGGAAGTATGAGACCACTGCTCAGAGCCAAGCAAGAAGGTCAACCTTCAGAAAAGCAGTTGGATGTGACAAATACTACCAATTCGATGTCTCGGGCTCTAAGTTCAAATCACCCTGAAGAAATGGAAGTTTCCTCTACTCATAATGCTTTAACAAAGCAGCAAGCCACTTCCATACCTCCTATACATGACACTATGGGCATATGGAATCAAAGTAAAGCTGGCTTTCCAtttgaaaaatctcaagttcccagattttcttctaatgttGCCATTCCAGGTAATATGTCAGCAGAGATTCCAATGCAGCAGTCAACGTCTCCATCACCTGGATCAA GCTCTTTTGGCAAGATTCAAGGAGGCGTGCCAGTTGCATCTGGTTCATACCAAGTAGCAGAACCTGGATTCTCAAGTCCAATCAATTACAGCAGCACATTGGCCTCGACTGGAAAGGTCTCTGAGCATGATGGAGGAAATACTAATATATTAGCAGATGGAAATAAGACATCTCAG GCTGGAAGGCAAAATAGTGCAGTAGAAATGAGTATGCTGAGAAGTGCAGCTCTGAGAGATACTGGTAAATCCCCAGTTCACTTGGCTTCTGGATCTCCTGGCATGCCTTTCCAGGAACAGCAGTTGAAGCAGCTCAGAGCACAGTGCCTTGTCTTTTTAGCCTTCAG AAATGGTTTGATGCCAAAGAAACTACATCTTGAAATTGCACTCGGTAACATTTTCCCTAAAGAAG gtGGCAATACAGATGGATCTCGTAACGAGTTCGTTGACCATAAAGGAAAAGCGCAGTTATCAAATGAGCCAAATATCATTTCTGATGCTACTACACCATATGGAAGACTTAGCAATGAGAGGGAAACTGATAAAATGCTGCCCAGTGCCTTGTCCACCGGAAAGTTCCCTGAGACTGATTCTCTGTTCATAGAAACTGAGAACccgaaaatggaagaaaaaaatggCCCACCTCCAGATCACTTTGTACTTGCAGAAGAAAGAAACCATCTTATTGGTTTACAGAAACCAGAATCTGAAATACAGACCCATGAGACCACAATCTCGCCGGCAAGTTTAACCATTGCATCACAGCATCCTGAATCTTCAGGTGCAAGGAGTGGTTCAACTGTCAATAATCCTTTGGACAATATGGAAAATGGACATTTGCAACTTGGAAGGGTCCCAAATCTTAGCAGCAGCAATGTCATGGGGAATCAGCATACAGGTAATCACCCGGCTTCTTTTTCACTCAGAGATTCTTGGAAACCGATTTCTGGAATTGGAAATGATCATTACACAGCAGGTGCATCAAAGGATGCTCATATCCTGCCGAAACATTTATATCAGG GACAAGTAAAGAATGATAACCATACTGATTTGCCACCTTCACCAAAGTACACTATGTCAGAAAAGTGGATTATGGATAAGCAGAAAAAGAAGCTTTTGGATGAACAAACTTGGATTCTAAAACAGCAAAAAGCGAAGCGAAAAATTGCGACATGTTTCCACAAATTAAAG GAAAATGTGAGCTCTTCTGAAGATATATCTGCAAAGACCAAAAGCGTCATAGAACTGAAAAAACTACAACTCTTGGAGCTGCAACGCCGTCTCCGAAG TGAATTCTTGGGTGATTTCTTCAAACCAATCAATACTGAAATGGATAACTTGAGAAGTTGTAAGAAATATAGACATGGTAGGAGGATAAAACAACTTGAAAAGTTTGAGcaaaagatgaaggaagagCGACAAAAGAGAATTCGGGAGAGGCAAAAGGAGTTCTTTGGTGAAATTGAGGTTCACAA GGAAAGACTGGACGATGTGTTTAAACTTAAGAGAGAACGCTGGAAGGTTTTCAATAAGTATGTGAAGGAGTTCCACAAAAGGAAGGAACGTATCCATCGTGAGAAGATTGATAGGATCCAACGTGAAAAGATAAATTTATTAAAGATCAATGATGTGGAGGGATATCTGCGAATGGTGCAG GATGCCAAATCTGACCGTGTTAAGCAACTTCTCAAAGAGACTGAGAAATATCTTCAAAAGCTTGGTTCCAAACTACGAGATGCAAAGGCTTTGGCAAGCCGATTTGAGCATGATGTGGATGAAAGTGGAACTGCAAGTGTGGTGGAGAAGAGTGAGCCTACttttgaaaatgaagatgaAAGTGACCAGGCTAAG cATTACATGGAGAGCAATGAGAAGTACTATTTGATGGCTCATAG TATAAAAGAGACTGTTGCTCAGCAGCCATCTATTCTTACCGGTGGAAAATTGAGAGA GTATCAAATGAATGGCTTAAGGTGGTTGGTATCACTATACAACAATCATTTGAATGGTATTCTGGCTGATGAAATGGGCCTAGGTAAAACTGTTCAG GTaatttcattaatttgttaCCTGATGGAAACAAAAAATGATCGAGGACCTTTTCTAGTGGTTGTGCCATCTTCAGTTTTACCTGGATGGGAGtcagaaattaacttttgggCCCCTAGTATTCTTAGAATTGTCTATGCTGGCACCCCTGAGGAGAGACGTAGGCTATTCAA GGAAAGGATAGTTCAACAGAAATTTAATGTCCTCCTTACGACATATGAGTATCTGATGAATAAGCATGACAGACCAAAACTAAGCAAAATACACTGGCATTATATAATAATTGATGAAGGTCACCGGATAAAGAATGCTTCCTGCAAGTTAAACGCCGAGCTGAAGCATTATCAGAGCTCTCACAGATTGCTGTTAACTGGAACTCCATTACAG AATAATCTCGAGGAGTTGTGGGCGCTACTAAACTTCTTGTTGCCTAATATTTTTAATTCGTCAGATGATTTTTCTCAGTGGTTCAACAAACCATTTGAAAGTAGTGGTGATAACTCAGCTGAACAA GCCTTGCTGTCTGAGGAAGAAAATCTATTGGTCATAAACCGTCTTCATCAAGTACTTCGACCATTTGTCCTCCGGAGGCTGAAGCATAAG GTTGAGAATCAACTACCCGAAAAGATTGAGAGACTTGTAAGATGTGAGGCTTCTGCATATCAGAAGCTTCTAATGAAGAGGGTAGAAGACAATTTGGGTACAATTGGAAATTCTAAG GCGCGGTCAGTGCACAACTCTGTTATGGAGCTTCGCAATATATGTAATCATCCATATCTCAGCCAGCTTCATGCAGAGGAG GTTGATAACTTAATACCAAAGCATTATCTTCCCCCAGTTATAAGGCTTTGTGGGAAGCTTGAGATGCTAGATCGATTACTTCCCAAGCTAAAAGCTACAGATCATAGG gttcttttcttttcaacaatgACTAGGCTACTTGATGTTATGGAGGAATATCTTCACATTAAGCAATATCAGTACCTTAGGTTGGATGGACACACATCTGGGGGTGATCGCGGTGCCCTAATTGATATGTTCAACAAACCGGATTCTCCCTATTTTATATTTCTTCTTAG CATTCGGGCTGGTGGTGTTGGAGTAAATCTTCAAGCTGCAGATACAGTAATCATATTTGACACTGATTGGAATCCACAG GTTGATTTGCAAGCACAGGCAAGGGCTCACAGAATCGGCCAGAAGAGGGAAGTACTTGTTCTTCGGTTTGAAACG GTTCAAACTGTTGAAGAACAAGTCAGAGCTGCAGCTGAGCACAAGCTGGGAGTTGCGAATCAAAGCATTACTGCTGGTTTCTTTGACAACAATACAAG TGCTGAAGACCGAAGAGAATATTTGGAGTCCCTTTTGCGTGAGTgtaagaaagaagaagctgcaCCTGTATTAGATGATGATGCCTTAAATGATCTTTTAGCTCGCAG TGAGCCAGAAATTGATGTTTTTGAATCAGTTGACAGAAGAAGGCGAGAAGAAGAGATG GCAACATGGAAAAAGTTGGTATGTGTAAAAAGCATGGATAGTTCAGAGACCCTACTTCCCTTGCCTTCTCGCCTTGTTACAGATGATGACTTGAAGGAGTTCTGTGAAGCAATGAAGGTATATGAGGTTCCAAAAACTGGTGAAAAGTCTAATGATGGGTTAAAGCGGAAGGGTGGATCTCTCGGGGGCCTTGATACTCAACGTTATGGCCGGGGGAAACGGGCAAGAGAG GTGCGTTCGTATGAAGAGCAATGGACAGAAGAGGAATTTGAAAAGTTATGTCAAGCCGAATCACCGGATTCCCCTACAAAACCAAAAGAAGAAGTTACTGAGTCAAACATGCCAAAAGATGACAGTGGGTCTGTGGTGGCTGTTTGTGAAACAGAACTTCCTGCTCCACTCCCACCACACATATTGTCACCCTCAGTGGAGCTTTCCCAGATGCAGCAAAGTAAAGAGGTTACCCCACCAGCTAAACGAGGCCGTGGAAGGCCAAAAAGAGCAACATTAAATCAATCACCAGCTGCAATGGTTCTTACAGCACCTTCTGGAACTAATAAAGTGGATACTGGGTTGCAAAGAGGGATGACATCTAGCCCTGCCACAAACTCGGGCCCTGATTCAGCACCTACTTCTGCTAATGCACAGAATATTGGTGGAATTGTACAACATACTAGTATTGTGGCCTCACCTAATTCTCAGCCAATTGCTCCTAAACCTTCTGTTACTCCTGATTCTCAGACGACCACTATTAGCCCTTCTCCATCAACACAATCAAGAGGAAGAGGTCGGAAGGCTCAAAGTGGACCAGAAGTACCCAGGCGTAGGGGAAGGAAACAGGCGCCAATATCACCTGGTGTTGGTGGAGTATCTGGTCTTGATCCAAAACAAAATGAAGCATCACAGAACATATCTGTGAATCCACTAGAAAATCAAGCCATTGGCATGAGTGGAACTGTTTCTAGTACTTCCGCAGTCCAACAACCTGAGTCTTTTTCTGGTTCTGCTCCTTTACAAGGTGTGAATGGGGCTGATCATCAAGTTGGTGATGTTGTAGCTTTGAGTTCTCAGCCAGCCCTTTCTTCTCCATCTGTTGCTCCTTTGTCTCAGTCTTCTCCTTCCCCTTCTGTACCCGAGCAAATGAAAGGGCAAGACCGGAAGGTTCAAGGTGGTGTAGGGGCACCGCGACGTAGGGGAAAGAAACAGGCGCCAATATCACCTGCTGTTACTGATGTGTTAGTTGGTCAAGATTTGAAACCCAATCTGCAACCACAGGATAAACCTGGGGATTCATCTGGAAGCAAAGACATTGCCATGCAAAGTAAGCAAGAGGCTGATGGTTTAGCTGGTCAGGATCTGAACTTAACCGAAGAGTCGGTAAATTTGGCCCAAGCCAAGCAGATAACTAGCTCAACAATGATGCATGATACATCCGTCAGATCTCTTG GTCCTGCTTTGGGAGAAAGTCAAAATGTTGTCGCATGCAATTCTTCTGTTACAGTGAATGAAGGTGCTGCAGCACCAGCTATTCCAACTCCCTTAACTGCACCTCCATGTACTCCTTTAATTGAATCCTTTCCCAAATCAACTTCCGTGGAAAACACCGGTGAGGCGAAATATGATGTTGCTAAGACTGCTCCTAGCTCTCAGTCAAtgccttccaacccttctgctcCTCTAGCTTCTCAATCTCTCACTCCTTGCTCTTCTGAAACAGTACAAGTCAAAAGACAAGGTCGAAAGACTTCAAACAGAGCCGAAGCACCTCGTCGTAGGGGAAGGAAGCAGGCTCCGGTGTTACCATCTGTTTCTGATGGTCCAGCTGGTCAGAATCCAAACTTAAGTTTACAATCACAGAATGCATCTGCTGATACATACGGGAGTAAGTCTGCTGCACTGAGAAGTAAGCAAGGTACTGATGGACAGGAGTTGACAAAAGTTACTCAGGACCAGGCAAGTCAAGCACATTTAGCGGGTCATGATCCAAAGAGAAAAGAGCAGCCAGTCTTTTCAACCCACAATAAGCAGCCTGCAAATTCATCATCAACGCTTGATGTTCCTCCAGGATTCCCTGATAAGAGTTCTGCTTTGGGCCGTATCCAGACTGCTGATGTAAGTGATGTTGCTCGTGTGATGAAGGAGGTCTTTTCTGGGACACGTTTGTCAAAACCTAAAATTCCCGAGTCATCTGGGAGAGAGGGTAGGGTTGTCCCTTGTGTACCTGTATCAAGCAAGGCTCCTGTGGAATTAGCCAAAAACCAATGTTTGGAGGATAAGGCATCTCCAACTGTGTCAACTTTGGAAACAGCAGCCCATCTACTTGACCTCCCAGCGAATTACGAAAAGCAATCTGGGACTGGTGTTAGTGCAGAAGGGGAGAGGGACAAACCACCTGCTTTGAATGAAACCCATGTTCCCATCACAAATATGGAGCAAGACTCGACAGCTGTAGGTTCCACTAAAGAAATggaagactcaaaacaactctGTGTTGATGGTTCAACTATGGAGAGTAAAACAGAGACTGTTGTTCAGACATTGTCTCGAGATGTTGATGTGCCTGATTCTAGTATTGGGTCCTCTGGGGGTGAGATGAATTCATCTTTGGTATTTCAAAGTAATAGTGAGCACCTTCTGGTGATTGGGAGTGATTCCGGAAAGAAAATTGAATCTTTTTCAGGAGAGTCTCATAAATCCTCTGCTGTTGAGCACCCTTCAATTTCCAAGGACACTGATAATGCTAGTCTTCATCTTGTTGTTACACCTCCTGTTCCTGGGGTCCCAGTTGAGTCAAGTGAGGTGGGCCTTCCTGCTGTGGTTGATTCTGAAAACAAAATAGGGAGTTATGCTAAGGAGAATCCAATATCTCCTTGTATTACCAAGGATGCTGGCCATCATTCTGAAGACCCTTCACCTATTACTTCAAGTCCAGATCATTCAGCAGACAAATCAGAACATTCTTCAAAAGAGTCCCAAGAATCTTCCCCCCATGATAGAAAAACCATTCTATTCATGTCATCTGAAAATGTTTGTCCTGGAGGAAGTGCACCCTTGTCTGTGGGTTTAGAGGATGTAGTGCCTCCTGTTATGGCTGAAGATGACCCTGGAAGAAAGAATAAGCCTGCTTCAGAAGGTTGCGCACAAAACTCTCCTCTGAGCCATGATAATTCCACAATTATTCCGGCAATGCTAAATCTTGATTCTGGAGGGGGTTCTCTTGACAAAGTTGACATGCCTTTTACAGAATCTGAAGTTGTTAATTGTTCTGGTGAAGGTGTTTGTTTAAATTCAGAAATTTCATCCAAGATTGATGATTCTGAAGCTTCTCATGAATCAAGTGGTGGCGATTCAGGGCGTAATACCACTTTGCATGTAATTCCTTCTGAAAAGGGCATCTTGGAACTTGGAACTGAAATGACTGGGGATGGTAGTATTGATGTTTGCAATATGGAAGTGGACCCTGCTGAGGGTGCTCAAATGGATATTTCTCATGCTGGTAGTTGTCCACCTGAAAAAGTATTGGATACGGTTTTACCCTCATCTTCATTGGTAGTGGTGGGAGAAATTCATGAATCATCTGATAGAGCTCAAGTTGGCAGCTACAAGGCACAAGAGAACCCAAAAGTTTCTAGTCCTGCCTTGGTTGTTTCTCAGGATGGTATATTTGTATCAGAAGATAAATCAGAAGTCTTGCCGTCATCTTCCATAGGGGAAGCGGAAACAGTGGAGGGCTCATCTGTGAAACGCCAAAGTAGCAGCTCACAATCTCTAGTGGAACAGAATCACGCTGTCACTGAAATGGATGTTAAATCGCCACAACATATCTCTGAAAAAATTGATGTTTCTTCATCTTTAAACACACACAAAGAAAAGATTGAGGGTTCATCTGAGAAGAGGCCAAGTTGCAGCTCAGTACTACTGGAAGACACAAAAGGTTCTGAAGGTTTAACAGTTGTTCAAATGGATTTCTCTCAGGTTCATGGAACTGTGCAAGAGAATATTGTATCAGAAGGTATGACTGAGGAGGGGACGACTAAGGACATATGTAAGACCAATCAAGTTTGCAGCTCATTACCTATGGAGGAACCAGAAGTTTCTAGAGCCAAAAGAGACGCTCTAAATGATTCATCTCAGATTGATGGGAATCTACCGGAAATGAGTGTGACTGGAAACTTAGATTCTCCTCTATCTTTAGTGACAGAGGAAGGAAATACTGATATATCTGGAAAGTTTCCAGTCGGCAGTCCAGTACCagtggaagaagaaaagattgaTGGAACGTCTGTGAAACATTTCGGTGGGAGTTCAGACTTATTAGGAGAACCGAAAGGATCTGACACTGAAGTGGATGTTTCTCTGGTTAGTGAGCTGAAGCCCGAAAATATATCAGAAAGTGATATTCTGTCTTCATCTTCTGTTGTAATTAAGGAAGGAAAGGTTGAGTGCTTATCTGAGAGCGGTCCAGCCAGATCAATAGTGCTGGGGGATGCATCTGAAGCTTTAGTTTCTGATAAAATGGTTGTCTCTGAGGTTGACACATTTGTGCCCGAAAGGATGCTAGAAGATATGCCTTTATCTACCTTGACAAAAGAGCATGGAAGTACTGAGGGCTCTTCCGAGAAGGGTCAAGATGGCAGCAGCTCAGTACAACTTGAGGAATCAACTGGAaaggaagatgaaatggatCATCCAAAGGAAACACCCAGATATTCTGGGGATTTGCTTGTAAAAGAAAGTGTTGATTCAGAAGAGGAGGTTCAACGGTTATCCAAGAAGGAAGCTGTAAGCAGCTCAGCGCAGCTGTTGGAATCAATGGTTTCTGAACCTGAAACGGGTGATCATTCCGATGCATCCAAG GTTGGCATGGTACCACTAGAAGATACAATGGCGGAGGACGTTGACCTGCCTGCATCCTCGATAGAGACTGAAGGAAAAGGTATAGATCGTCCATCTGAGTTTCTAGATGGCAGCTCAGTGATGGAGGGTCCAAAAACACCTGTAGCTGACGAGGATGCTCAGGTGAATGCTCCTGATGCTTGTGAGAGGGAGCCAGAAGTTGTGTCTGAATCTGTGGATATGCCTCCGGTTACCTCGACCATGGTGGATGATGATGTCAAAGGTTCATCAGAAGCAGTTCCCATAGTCAGCTCCAAAGCACCAGAGATGTTGGAATCTGAAGCTAAAATATTTGAGAGTGTTGAATGCTTATCTGAGGCAAGGCCCGTGGGCAGCTCTGAATCACCAGAGTCAAAATCCGAAGCTAAAGTTGCTGACGCACCGGAGGAGTCAAAATCGGAAGCTAAAGTTGCTGATGCTTCTCAGGTTTCTGAGACAATGCCAGAACTTGCATCTGAAAATGCAGATCAGCCTCCAGTTAACATGGCCGTGGAGGGTGACAATATTGAAGGCTTATCGGAGGCAGGGCCAGTGGGCAT